The window tgctaaacagcgcctcgccctctttgctagcctctttgtaggcggccgcagcctccgccacccgcatgcggtactgccagcgctcgaggcggcccttgcgggtgaagcggtacgagtcgagcaacgcCTCCTGCTTCGCCCGCTCCGCGGCAATCTGCTCCTCCACCTGCAGgttctcctggaggagatggtggttgtaggcggcgtcggcctgcacctcccggaactgctcctcacgcatctgcctcaccctatccatatattgggcacgggcctcaccgatggtcatgatgcaatgcaccggcgaggatggcgcggaggagggggttggcgccggatcgtcgactaccatgttctccattgggacgtcgtcgtcctccggctgcctgccggccagccggtcaccagcaatggctgccatctccttatgGTCCGTCATCCGCCCGTCCCGAAAGCGCtgcagcgcgaggaagccatggtgggcagtagtggtgtggacaggagaaagggaaaggatgcggatgactacggctatggccgACGCAACAGTTTATATAACAATGGTGGGCGGGCGAAGGGACGAACATGTGGCGCAggagtagctgcctcggcaaccgtgtatcattaatatgtgcggcagatggacggacggacgacacttgtgtcatttgaaggcggagcaatcgcctgcaccgggaagcggggcggccggcgctgactgttttgggcggaaagcgcgcgcgggcgaggagatgactttacttggagaggatgacaatggggacccaccaggtccatagcctcatgtacgcaagtgcctccttattatatatatataactataatttattttgcttcctcctggtttcctgacatcacggtcccacaccattgtcaacctatgcactccctcctttccggtttatagggcttatctcaaaattttagtttttccattttataaggctcaatttggttgttttccatcacatgttcagattccaaggtgcattaaatcattgcatgaaagtattaagagaaaattgaccaatgcatgtactttctgcatgcatgtattgcaattaatgcattgataaacataatttttttaggataacaagagcattaattaggtgcttttgcaaaactacaaaaagtattccaccactcgccatctaccttgattggtgagatttttgaattgagcattataaaccgaaaaggagggagtagtcaatgaatgagagaattgcacaagaagcgaccgacaactgggaccaagcagctcgagcagtatttgtgtttttgaggtgtgagcactgcagagtttttcgatgttcaccccagatattaatttttctcctctgaacaacaacgaaaacatcgctgcaggtattaactgggcgggctgtggcccgtctagcccaggccagatatccaacccagatattaattttttcaagctgaaaatggctagcccagctatacttttttttaggaatacccaagcaaggtcaagttgttattctccgccccgctgggctgcaaatctttcctaggagggatgcattaggcttaacaagaaaatgagctttaagaaataataaatgggatgtaattataaaaactgggtagtaactataaaaatgcaccaaacagtgattactttataaaatattatttttggatattgaaaattttaatttcattaattgttgcgagcgcaatgttttgttggatttttacgtaatataaatttgtattgaaattgtatttaatctgactagaaatttcgggataaaaatattcggatcccatcaaagcgtgggaatttttattgaattctattttgaacggttggttgaaatgggttgtactcttaacaaactgtaaatgggctgtagtaaattccattagaattcaaaaatgggctaaacATTCTTACAAATATCAAATGGGCTATAagctctctgccacacacttctggccttactaagttgacgcgtcccctaaaaaaacagagttgatgcgtatgcaaggctttgtcaacttatagtcaacacacggttcctgcagcagtggccgttggatgtccatccaacggatgccgtgcttcttcttcaatctcggatattctagcttctcctgcccaaaaaatgattcctccccctgacatctagggcgcaccgtttcggaagctaacccgtgggcctactaagttgacgtaccaagggctttgtcaacttagtcaatataaacgattctagctgcagtgaccgtacgatgtccatccaacggccgtcgtgcttcttcaacctctggtcttcttgctccagccgcccaaagcagcaccggtcgtgacgcctgctcctgcctcctgtggccggctgtgctgccgcggaggcctcaccgcccctactactctcaccgctggccaggccatccctccactcacccacaccccctgttattctgcggcgacggcagcacagccgaaccagtgaactctcgtactcctctacgcgtgtgcatccactgccgcgtcttccctggctccgcgtcgtccccttcctaggcctcgccgtcgtccaccactgtggtgctctcggcacggtgtggtcaacatggtcaaggaacgacttccatgagacgtggattgtacgtggagaggctgacagctgggtccatggcagccgcaaggaagtgcctccttattacgcgcaaaataattattcctccacctgacagcggggacccaccggacgggccaccgtatttcgcgaaaaaaatgattcgccccctgactactgggacccacgagctacatcttcgcacgcaaggaagtgcgtccgaaaaaacgattcgcccccctaactgttgggacccaccagctacatcttcgcacgcaaggaagtgcgtccaaaaaaaatgattcgcccctcgactgctgggacccaccagctacacctttgcacgcaaggaagtgcgtccgggcaaaaaaaacgattcgcccccctaactgctgggacccagcagctacacctttgcatgcaaggaagtgcgtccaggcaaaaaaaaaccaaaatgattcgctcccctgactgctgggacccaccagctacatcttcgcaggcaaggaagtgcttgatagtcgggacccacctggtcgaagcgtacatagcgttgtcatccaggtcgtgaacgtgtacgtacatactggtcgatgtagaggcgcgcacgtgtcatagtagaggcgcacacatgtcgtagtagaggcgcgcacgtagcatgtacacgtacttacagcggccagggtgcaagaaagaaaatacggccacgtatgtgtacatacgggcggggtctcgaacgcctactcgcgcatacgtacggcgagggcttgtgttcatggggaggcaacggaatgcgtcgtgttcatggggaggcaacggaatgcgtcgtgttcatcgggaggcaatggaacgcgtgggagccaaccggctgggtcggaacggaatacgtggtcgtgttcatcgggaaggcttggacggaacatgcgatggaaacgaggcctggcgtacctcaaaacggaggaaacggacctcctacggttgaaacgagggtcctgttgatcgggaggggtgtggcgtaccgcaaaacagaggaaacgaacctcctaaggtcgaaacgggggtccggttgatcgggaggggtgtggcgtaccgcaaaatggaggaaacggacctcctacggtcgaaacgggggtcctgttgattgggaggggtctggcgtaccgcaaaacggacgaaacagacctcctacggtcgaaactggggtcctgttcatcgggaggggtcgggCATACCGCAaagcggacgaaacagacctcctacggtcgaaacgggggtcctgttcatcgggaggggtgtggcgtaccgcaaaacgggactccacgggatactgtacatctccaccatcgacctcctccagcctccacgggctaccgtcgacctcctccagcctccacgggctcctgttcatccagcctccaccgcgcactactccaccggctactgttcaaccacccctccaccgtctactgttcatccagccctccacaccatggggtcctgttcaaccacccctccacgggcacccttccatcgtctactgttcatccagccctccaccacaccacggggtcctgttcatccagaggcaacgccaccgctcactgttcatccaaaccccccgcaatcctcactgttcatccaatcgatcggattcagttagcagcagtagcgaaggaatcgcacgatcgggttcagttaacaaccatcaatcgatcgctcggattcagtacgcgtagcctgcagtgcaatcgctcgggttcagttagagctcaacgcctcgctcgggttcagttagagccaacgcctcgcacacacacgcgtacgtgcacgagagaaacgcgcatcgctcggccctgacctcccaccgtaatcggcaactccctgaaattttcctccccctcgcttctaccacggttttttccgtcatggacggcccaaagaatgtcatgcagctgcatctccggcccagccaggacgaaaagcccattttgtgtcatgattttttgtcatagaagtaggagcccaccacatctatgatgataccggattttgtcacaattatcgtcatagaagtgtcatatgtatgacataattttttttgttcggcccaaaatgtcacagatgtgtctttttttttgtagtggcaaccacagggcacgattccttgtgcttccttgacgcatattccggatatcatcaaattaagatgaaagaatccgatcaggccgcaacggcattcatcactccatacgggcccttctgcttcaatactatgcctttcgggctcaagaacgccggcgcaacttaccaacgcatgattcaaacatgcttggaaaaacagatcggcaaaactatggaagcatacgtagatgacatagtcatcaagaccaaacatgtcgattcattggtggatgacttacgccttacattcgacaacctctgaacatatgcCATACGGCTcaatctagaaaaatgttttttcggcgttccagctggaaaactgcttgggttcattgtttccaatagaggagttGAAGCAAACCCCActaaaatccgagccttgtcacagtTGGCAACACCAACAGATCTCAAGCAGGTCCAAAAATTAGCTGGGTGCGTGGCATctttaagccgttttatctccagattaggggaAAAGGCGTTGCCATTATATCGTTTGCTACGCCGCACTGACAACTTcgtgtggacggacgctgccacagccggattggaggaaataaaggctttgttagcaagcaacccaatcctggacgCACCAAATGTCGACGAACCAATGCTGCTCCATATCTGCAACTCACCAAGTAGTGAGTGTAGTGCTCGTCGTTGAGCGGAATGAGGAGGGACACAAATTCCCAATTCAAAAACTGGTATATTATGTATCAATGGTCCTTACACCAtgtaaatcccgatacccgcattataaaaagatagcatatgcggtcttcatggcatcccgcaagctgcggcactattttcaagagtgctccatcacGATCgcttctgaagtaccacttaacgatattataaataatcggtacgccaccggccggattgccaaatgggccattgagctcttaccatttgaaataatttacaagccacgtcgagctattaaatctcaggtgttggctgacttcgtcgctgaatggacagaggccgaaatccctaaagaatacggcacatactccaactgggtgatgcacttcgacggctctaagatgttAGATGGATTAGCGGCTGGTGTCGTTTTtacatcccccacaggagatacaatccgttatgtgctccaaatactgtacacagattctaacaatgcagccaaatacgaggccttattgcacggtctccggatggctgtctccatgggcatacaatgccttgaagtgtgcggggattcaaaccttgcaatatctcagataaatggagacttcgatgcaaaAGATTCGAAGATGGCGGCTTATCATAATGTCATACTCAAAATTTCAGCTTGATTtgaagggctcgagtttcatcatgtggctcgagagagtaatcaagcggcggacataCTTGCCTGCatgggtgctaaacgcgaccccatcccacctaacacctttgttgagaggctttttaagccatccgtagtgtgGCAGGATGGCAGCGGCAACATTGTTCTAGAGCCAACCATACCCCCAGATTCCAAACAAAACTCCGATATCATCGGGGGTTCGAACATCAAGATAACACCATCGACCCACAAaatcatggttgtcatcgccccgtggaccgaacctttcctcgcctaccttactaggaacgAGCTCCCTGATGATCAAACGGAGGCCCGTCGCATTGTTCGACGTTCGAAGACTTACAAAGTTCACGAGGGGGAACTGTACAAGAAAAGTACAACTGAAGTCTTACaacggtgtatctccgaagaagaaggacgacagctcttggccgaaatacacGCTAGTCTTGGTGGCCATCACGCCGTTGCTCGGgatcttgtaagtaaggccttctgtatgggtttcttttggcccacagcCCGAGCAGACGTGCAAGACCTTGTACAATTAtgtgttggatgccagcttttatcaaatcaaagccacatgccacccactgctttgtgaacaatccccattacgtggccttttgcggtctgggggctcgacatggtcagaccccttaaagggggaagccataagaagaaatatttactggttatggtcgacaaattcactaagtggatagaagccaaaccagtcaaaacgaccGAGGCCGGACCagttatagacttcatatccggtgtggtgcaccgttatggtgtatcGCTAGTATCATTACTGGCAACGGTTCTAACTTTACGGCCGGTGAGGtaaaaacctggtgcgctaatttgggcattaagctcgattacgcctctgtataTCACCCTCAGACAAATGATCAGGTCGAGCGGGCTAACATCTtgatcatgagtggcattaaacccagactagtacgATCCTTGcgcgaatcagacaagcactgggttgaagaactcgattccgtactctgggggctgcgtaccacacccaatcgcacgaccggataaacaccttttttcatggtgtacggcgccgaggcagtactgccttgtgacattattcatgactcacctcgagtgtgcatgtatgaagagagggaggccgagctcgatcggcaggatgatctggatggcttggaggaggagcgcgacgttgcgaaggcccgttccgcattttaccaacagcaagcccgacgatatcaaagcagggaagtacgggcaaggacttataatgtcggtgaactcgccctgcgcctaccagagaagaaaaaggacaagctcaaggcccaatgggagggtcccttcatcatagatgaagttcccACTGGAGGAGCCTATCACCTGCGCAATGCTTCGGATAATCGTttagagccaaacccatggaacgccgctCGGCTCTGTATATTCTACGCCTAAATCCACACTTGTAACTTTTTTTCTCTCGTCTTTTCTCTTTTTCACCCCTCTTTTCTATTTTTCAGTTTTTACAACTTCTACCAGTGTTCGGATCAACCGTACACCCGAGGGCTATACATCATCAAATGTAGACACCCCTTATCACCTGGGGGGTTCTTTTTACAAAAGCTTATTCTGATTATTATTTTGGAGTGTCAAGCTCACCGTATATATGTGTTGTCTACTCATATGTGTcctgtcttcgccattatatgcacctttatgacttaagtttttgccaaattgggttgcctggctcttgtgcttatgccctacattccctcttgttcggctagggcataaagggagcacctctgccatTGTTACAGACGGGTtatctggatgtgtacctcagacgggtgaagccgaaagctagcattcttaagggaataatcgaTCGGCGGACAAGAGACAAACTGCCCACGTTGCAATATACGCCCCCATATTATAAAGTGTATTGTGATCTCCCCATCACAGTTTATGTATGCGCGAAAATGCATGCTGgcacagggaaaggaacccttaacggaactattctctctggaagatgtttcttacgatcaaatgtagtataacataactccccgaatacaacttgtctgttcaagcaactatgaccggaccGCCTAGTTTCCGAACATACCTTGGTGTTTACCAATGGTCTAAAATATTCGAAAACACTCCAAACATCTGGCTTTGGAGGTTGAAGcggaaagtctgccatgacaatcgttttacaattcggCTGGAGAAAAGTTTGTTGATGAAGTACATtactacttggactcaaaaacttactcttcctctagaccctctagtaggttgtctagtttacaatcctatTGAGAAAACTTAGCTGCCGTTTTCACTTGGtcatacactaagctaacagggatttcttgtccatctggtccccgaggtccgacccgggccatataattccgatcaagcttggtatatcatgtttttaccatggcccaggcttctcgagcGCCTTCCcgacatgctgatatcttccatagctccaaacggtgacgagctcccttgaataaatttgCAAGCTCATCCATACTTCCTAGAGGGGAATTAGATGGCCATAACGCCTTAGCAATGTTCCTCGTTGCCTTTCGAGCTCGCTCATGCACtttggacagctcttgtagcaggtcgccttggaatccggacacttctccttctggacgaccggttagcacacctacagaagcAAACTTGTCAAAATTTCAAACAGGAGACCATTCTTGACTAATAGGTTACAATGCATATTGAATATGTCGCCTTTCAATTTCTTGTTCTCCTTCAAAGCATCCGATAATTGGGCTCTCAAATCCTTCAGTTCTTCGGCCTGCTTGATGTTGGCATCCTAAAGTTTGTTCTTCTCATTAATGGTCCGTGTCAAAACACGTTGACCAGCGGCTTCTTGCCCTTTGGCATGTTGTTTATCTGCTTGAGCAGCCCTTAGCTTCTCCTCCAGCCGATCTGTCGAGCCTACCAACGAGACACAAGCATAATTAGGAAACCTCGTTGTATTCACGGAGCCTTATCTCCGAACTACTGCTGCACTTACCAtcaggtgccttcttggatttctttaaATCTTCGAGTTCGGCAGTAGCAGCAGACAGCTTTGTTCGGCATTCTTCAAGCTCCTTGGATAACTTTTTACTCCTCTCCGTGAGTATCTAACAAAGTAACGActcttaaatcagttgggccaactgcttcaagactcgagggctactggcatatgattatTGAATCTGCCCAAAAattcttacccgcatatcctttgaaagctggtgagtTGGCGGGGTTGAACCTGGCGAAGTGCGAGTACCTTGCCGATGCCATCATCGACTCCTTCCACAATGTCAACTAGATTATGATATGCGTCACGACCACGATAATGTGATAAGTTCCTTCTATAGTTTGCTGGGATTTTTGGGTCCTTCCAGCTCGAGTTTTTAGTCGCGATGCTGATGACGTGTCCGGTGATTCAGAGGTACAGTAATAAATAATTTGGCAAAACTCACGGATGCTAGGCGCTAGGCACTTGTGTCCGTGCAAGCTTGTAATGCTGATTAATTATGTATGATGGCATCTCCAATTAGCCTTTTGAGTGCTATACCTCAAAGTTTCTTTTTTGGTCAAGAGGTATTATTATTTCCGGGCTTTGATTGTTCGGTTACCGGAGCTCGGCAGCGGCAGCTGTGTGTGTTTTCCCATGAGCAATGCCCGGAGATTATGAAATGCGCCGGGGCCTCTAaaatgtactcccttcgtcccacaatataagatgtttttgcaaattgttttagcttgcaaaaacgtcttatattatgggacagagggagtacttcgtAGTTTTTCTCGGCTCACAATTTTTTTTTCCCGCGGCTCTGGGTCAATGGCAAGCTCAGCACAAGGGAGAACTTATGTGAAGGAAAAAACCAGCGGGTTTCTGATAGCAACTGCTGTGCCCTCAGTGTTTTAAGCATCTCCAGACCCTTGCGGTTGCATCTTCTCTACTCTGCTGGGTGCTGCAAGTTCTTACCAGCCATTCTGGCTCTCACAGCTGCAGCAGGTGATATGAGTACTACACAAATAATTCGGATCCAAAATCAACTTGCATTGCAAATGTTTTCCTAGTGGAGTCCGGAGATCTAGCAAATGCTAACCTGACAGAAAGACTAGTTCAAACCACAGACTGCAGTTAAAATGGGCAAATTTGTCCTTGCCAAAGGAAATCTGAAGTGTTTACATCAGCTCTTAACGCTGTTGAATATAGTGCGGAATAGGACGGTCGGCTGTTCTAGGAGCCCCAAGGATAAGAAAAGGTTTGACGGTCGCTCAGCACGCCAGCGAGAGCGACCGTGGACTGACAGAAAAACATCTGATATGAAAAGTTGTTCCATAAGGAACATCGCTACTTCCCCCGAATGAGCACTTCATTCAACATTTCCAAGTTTTTAAGAAAGTGAATATCACCTGGCAGACGCTTAAAACGACGAGTTACCACGACAACTACTTCACATATGAACAATGTTACTACATGGGGACCCATATTCTTGCTCAACCACATGCAAGCCGCAATGGCAGATCCAAGAGCTGAAAAAAGAAATCAATCTGTTCTAGCTAAGCTACTGAGCCAACCAACAGGAGCCAAGCTAAGTTTCTGTAGTAACATCAGGGAGGACATACAACAAGTGATGAGTTCACCAAGAGCTACGTCGTTTCAGCGTTATCAAGCACCATTCTTGAGCAGAGGAGTTTCGATCAGTGATTCTTCACTTCGAACGGCGGATCAGATCAGCGGGCTTGGAAAGCACGAATACCGTCAGCAGGAACAACTGGTGTAGAGATGAGAGCTGTAGAGTCCTGCAAAATGGCAAGGCATGTGTTAGGCTGCAGCATTAGGCTTACAGTTTTGGTTAATCCTTCCGGAGTCACTAGTTTCAGAAATCTGGTAGCAATCTGATAGGAAATATACCCCGTGATTTAAATAGCAGCAGATAAATAACATGCTGGCAACAGAGTGGCAAAAGCTATATCATTTCTATAACAACCTCAACCTCGAGCCTTTTGTCAGCACACTATCCGTTGATTACATAAGTGCAGACCCATCGTGCAATCTACAATTACATATGCATCATGTGTTTGAATGATGAACAGTTCAGAGCATGTAGTGTTCATTTCAGCATTTAACAAAGCTACAGGCCACATTGCCTTCAGGTCAGAAACAAAGAATGAACAGATAATTTTCTGTCAGCTAGGTAGCAAAAAATGAACCCTGGGGGATCCTGAAAGCTAGTAGCTGGAGTAAATGTGGCGATTGGCTAAATGTACAAAGGTATAATGCGAGATAGGTACCTTTGGCAGTAAAGCCATCTCCCCATTCTCGAAGGATGATAAAACAGCACCATGACTTTTAAGCCAATTGACACTTTCGTCAATTGCAGCAAAACCTAAGATTTTGGATATGTATTTGACAGGTATCTTGGTTGCGtaggcctttgccatgcattttaaACCTTCAAATCTCATCTTCTCAAAGCAGATACCTACAAAATCGTAAGCATGTTACCATTAACTACAATTAGCATAAAAGGTAGCCAACGGTTGTTATCAACATAGTAACCACATATCTGATGACCATTTGCATAAGAAAGTCTAGGAAAGATTTTAACTTACCCATCAGGTAGCCATTGAGGTTTGGAGCCACCTTGTAGAGTTTGAAAAATGATGCATAATTTCTTGTCTGTATACTGTGTGCCACTTCTTTGGCATGCTTCACGGCTTCTTGCTGTTTCAGGTCGCTTGACAGCCTAGG is drawn from Triticum dicoccoides isolate Atlit2015 ecotype Zavitan chromosome 6B, WEW_v2.0, whole genome shotgun sequence and contains these coding sequences:
- the LOC119326043 gene encoding SAC3 family protein A-like isoform X2 — its product is MTIQNIEDELSVQVYEYHARLALCNQDMAELNLCLTKLHCLYGNKRNGGHQGEFAAYDILLSAIQDKNTELMSKLGRLSSDLKQQEAVKHAKEVAHSIQTRNYASFFKLYKVAPNLNGYLMGICFEKMRFEGLKCMAKAYATKIPVKYISKILGFAAIDESVNWLKSHGAVLSSFENGEMALLPKDSTALISTPVVPADGIRAFQAR